Proteins co-encoded in one Tachysurus fulvidraco isolate hzauxx_2018 chromosome 17, HZAU_PFXX_2.0, whole genome shotgun sequence genomic window:
- the LOC113645959 gene encoding neuronal acetylcholine receptor subunit beta-2-like isoform X1: MAARMEKGLWLLFLTTALCAEVEERLINYLLSPERYNKLIRPAVNKSQQVTIAIQVSLAQLISVNEREQIMTTNCWLTQVWTDYRLMWNPDEYEGVMKVRLPSQHIWLPDIVLYNNADGTYEVSFYSNAVISSNGEVAWLPPAIYKSACKIEVQNFPFDQQNCTLKFRSWTYDHTEIDLVLLSDFASRDDFKPSGEWDIVSLPGRKNEDPDDITYLDITYDFIIKRKPLFYTINLIVPCVLITSLAILVFYLPSDCGEKITLCISVLLALTVFLLLISKIVPPTSLAVPLIGKYLMFAMVLVTFSIVTSVCVLNVHHRSPSTHTMPPWVKSFFMRRLPALLFMQRPGSSNIPENFQHKHQHHSCSRNVHKREQDHLVDSTVFVNNDSKIMSSRKREMQDSTGVRKRLAAKQSADMEEAMEGVRYVADKIKSKDDDEAIIEDWKYVAMVIDRLFLCIFVLVCVSGTVGLFMQPLVKSYNIPMADNTE, from the exons ATGGCTGCTCGGATGGAAAAAGGACTTTGGCTGCTTTTTCTCACCA CGGCGCTGTGCGCCGAGGTGGAGGAGCGATTGATTAATTACCTCCTGTCTCCTGAGCGCTACAACAAGCTCATACGACCAGCAGTCAACAAGAGCCAGCAGGTGACCATCGCCATCCAGGTGTCTCTAGCTCAGCTCATCAGtgtg AATGAAAGGGAACAGATTATGACCACCAACTGTTGGCTCACTCAG GTTTGGACCGATTACAGATTAATGTGGAATCCAGACGAGTACGAAGGGGTCATGAAAGTCCGTCTCCCTTCGCAGCACATATGGCTGCCAGACATCGTTCTCTACAATAA TGCAGACGGAACTTACGAGGTGTCCTTCTACTCCAATGCTGTCATTTCCAGTAATGGTGAGGTTGCTTGGTTGCCTCCAGCCATCTATAAAAGCGCATGTAAGATCGAGGTGCAAAATTTTCCGTTCGACCAGCAAAACTGCACGCTGAAGTTCCGCTCTTGGACTTACGACCACACCGAGATCGACCTGGTCCTGCTGTCTGACTTCGCAAGCCGTGACGACTTCAAACCCAGCGGCGAGTGGGACATCGTGTCACTTCCCGGCCGCAAGAACGAAGACCCGGACGACATCACTTACCTGGATATCACTTACGACTTCATCATCAAGCGCAAGCCGCTGTTCTACACCATCAACTTGATTGTTCCTTGCGTTCTTATCACATCTCTGGCCATCTTGGTTTTCTACTTGCCTTCAGACTGTGGTGAGAAGATAACTTTGTGTATCTCGGTTCTCCTGGCCCTAACCGTTTTCTTGCTTCTCATCTCCAAGATCGTGCCCCCAACATCTCTGGCTGTGCCACTCATAGGCAAGTACCTGATGTTCGCCATGGTGCTGGTGACCTTCTCCATTGTTACCAGCGTGTGCGTATTAAACGTTCATCACCGTTCTcccagcacacacaccatgccACCGTGGGTCAAGAGCTTCTTTATGCGTCGCCTTCCAGCGCTGTTGTTCATGCAAAGGCCCGGATCGTCAAACATCCCGGAGAACTTCCAGCACAAGCACCAACATCACTCATGCTCGAGGAACGTTCATAAAAGAGAGCAAGACCATCTGGTGGATTCAACGGTGTTTGTGAACAATGACTCCAAAATCATGAGCTCTAGGAAGAGAGAAATGCAGGACAGCACAGGGGTTCGGAAACGGCTAGCGGCGAAGCAGTCGGCGGATATGGAAGAGGCCATGGAAGGCGTGAGATACGTCGCTGATAAGATAAAGAGcaaggatgatgatgaagcg ATCATCGAGGATTGGAAGTATGTGGCGATGGTAATAGACCGGCTCTTCCTCTGTATCtttgtgttggtttgtgttTCTGGAACCGTTGGCCTCTTCATGCAGCCTCTAGTCAAGAGCTACAATATTCCCATGGCTGAcaacacagagtga
- the LOC113645959 gene encoding neuronal acetylcholine receptor subunit beta-2-like isoform X2, with protein MTTNCWLTQVWTDYRLMWNPDEYEGVMKVRLPSQHIWLPDIVLYNNADGTYEVSFYSNAVISSNGEVAWLPPAIYKSACKIEVQNFPFDQQNCTLKFRSWTYDHTEIDLVLLSDFASRDDFKPSGEWDIVSLPGRKNEDPDDITYLDITYDFIIKRKPLFYTINLIVPCVLITSLAILVFYLPSDCGEKITLCISVLLALTVFLLLISKIVPPTSLAVPLIGKYLMFAMVLVTFSIVTSVCVLNVHHRSPSTHTMPPWVKSFFMRRLPALLFMQRPGSSNIPENFQHKHQHHSCSRNVHKREQDHLVDSTVFVNNDSKIMSSRKREMQDSTGVRKRLAAKQSADMEEAMEGVRYVADKIKSKDDDEAIIEDWKYVAMVIDRLFLCIFVLVCVSGTVGLFMQPLVKSYNIPMADNTE; from the exons ATGACCACCAACTGTTGGCTCACTCAG GTTTGGACCGATTACAGATTAATGTGGAATCCAGACGAGTACGAAGGGGTCATGAAAGTCCGTCTCCCTTCGCAGCACATATGGCTGCCAGACATCGTTCTCTACAATAA TGCAGACGGAACTTACGAGGTGTCCTTCTACTCCAATGCTGTCATTTCCAGTAATGGTGAGGTTGCTTGGTTGCCTCCAGCCATCTATAAAAGCGCATGTAAGATCGAGGTGCAAAATTTTCCGTTCGACCAGCAAAACTGCACGCTGAAGTTCCGCTCTTGGACTTACGACCACACCGAGATCGACCTGGTCCTGCTGTCTGACTTCGCAAGCCGTGACGACTTCAAACCCAGCGGCGAGTGGGACATCGTGTCACTTCCCGGCCGCAAGAACGAAGACCCGGACGACATCACTTACCTGGATATCACTTACGACTTCATCATCAAGCGCAAGCCGCTGTTCTACACCATCAACTTGATTGTTCCTTGCGTTCTTATCACATCTCTGGCCATCTTGGTTTTCTACTTGCCTTCAGACTGTGGTGAGAAGATAACTTTGTGTATCTCGGTTCTCCTGGCCCTAACCGTTTTCTTGCTTCTCATCTCCAAGATCGTGCCCCCAACATCTCTGGCTGTGCCACTCATAGGCAAGTACCTGATGTTCGCCATGGTGCTGGTGACCTTCTCCATTGTTACCAGCGTGTGCGTATTAAACGTTCATCACCGTTCTcccagcacacacaccatgccACCGTGGGTCAAGAGCTTCTTTATGCGTCGCCTTCCAGCGCTGTTGTTCATGCAAAGGCCCGGATCGTCAAACATCCCGGAGAACTTCCAGCACAAGCACCAACATCACTCATGCTCGAGGAACGTTCATAAAAGAGAGCAAGACCATCTGGTGGATTCAACGGTGTTTGTGAACAATGACTCCAAAATCATGAGCTCTAGGAAGAGAGAAATGCAGGACAGCACAGGGGTTCGGAAACGGCTAGCGGCGAAGCAGTCGGCGGATATGGAAGAGGCCATGGAAGGCGTGAGATACGTCGCTGATAAGATAAAGAGcaaggatgatgatgaagcg ATCATCGAGGATTGGAAGTATGTGGCGATGGTAATAGACCGGCTCTTCCTCTGTATCtttgtgttggtttgtgttTCTGGAACCGTTGGCCTCTTCATGCAGCCTCTAGTCAAGAGCTACAATATTCCCATGGCTGAcaacacagagtga